The following proteins come from a genomic window of Aspergillus oryzae RIB40 DNA, chromosome 4:
- a CDS encoding YjgH family protein (predicted protein) yields MASHADLDPHTNPAPGSLKQVYATSSPFEEKIGYYRAVRHGRQIFVSGTTAVDPASPSDAPQILFPGDARQQTRVALQECIRAVQALGGKGAENVVRVRMFVSRHKDCVAVGEGYTEVLGRASQPGVGAAATMVVVNGFVDERISK; encoded by the exons ATGGCCTCTCACGCTGATCTTGACCCTCACACCAACCCCGCGCCCGGCTCACTGAAACAAGTCTACGCGACGTCATCACCGTTCGAGGAAAAGATTGGCTATTACCGAGCTGTCCGGCATGGACGACAAATCTTCGTTTCTGGCACTACAGCCGTCGACCCCGCGTCCCCAAGCGATGCCCCTCAGATTCTCTTCCCTGGGGACGCCCGTCAGCAGACACGTGTGGCTCTGCAAGAATGCATTCGGGCAGTCCAAGCCCTGGGCGGTAAAGGAGCGGAGAATGTGGTGCGTGTGAGGATGTTTGTCAGTCGACACAAAGATTGTGTAGCTGTTGGAGAAGGGTACACTGAGGTACTGGGGCGTGCAAGCCAGCCAGGGGTGGGCGCAGCTGCAACGATGGTTGTAGTGAACGGATTCGTGGATGAGAGGAT TTCCAAATAA
- a CDS encoding uncharacterized protein (predicted protein) — MHQPQCHGPCRPASVVRDNFVMRSPYSDSSSSINSSYMPGEPGSPQQGAVTSPERQNSSQLSPVSPQQPQVPFSSDTGSSRLKRRASQGSLLTKPSPVSRFLSRSNASLHLPSFEHLGLSKTKSSSRIESRTHSADSRLRLHTTSAASSSLATRASQSTSTVWDFETKGDYPTALPPTPPEDDEYVAWNPRSGMLLFESPLSREPGPMPMDEGPNVDSAARGATSDGLSSPSDQLSNVSPSSSGSPGSSGDMDCDLNSWLESGIETTVSSLPFPSNSGEAVKIVSQMLPYPCTADKNAAVHTNDDVFCSLIQAVQRRIQSGQSPSYINITHAVPEQFSLSNLPYSPPNTPRSLFAADDYFNSSVFSSAAVVSAYHDFRGIIQGKALRFPMPVVPPFSVHLSVLERYLPPSSPQEYKDLFNPGRPSFLVDRMSELSRDGGSLLFIYPTKRGGSTFKSQYLGPILDPLLRQLVVVNELSADVGRYLGKLSTVSHMEDFDTMRSKLAQLCSDLSSSSSQFTIADARKGSAHLDRHVWTEWFIHQERTRMKEVLSLYWQNGRRLPAAKAASNMSTNYLLEDKEVTSAMLLGEILDGIRKRPYGEETEPRDGIELGVFVIRRSH; from the exons ATGCATCAGCCACAGTGCCATGGACCGTGTCGGCCTGCCTCTGTGGTGCGAGATAATTTTGTCATGCGTTCGCCATACTCAGactccagctcttccatcAATTCCTCATATATGCCTGGGGAACCCGGCTCACCGCAACAGGGAGCCGTGACATCTCCAGAGAGACAGAATTCATCTCAACTAAGCCCAGTATCTCCTCAACAACCGCAAgttccattttcctcggACACAGGCTCCAGCCGGCTTAAACGGCGAGCATCTCAAGGATCACTCCTAACGAAACCATCACCCGTGTCTCGCTTTCTATCGAGAAGCAACGCATCTTTACATCTCCCGTCCTTCGAGCATCTCGGCCTTTCGAAGACGAAGTCATCCAGTCGAATCGAATCGCGCACCCATTCAGCTGATTCTCGTCTCCGTCTTCATACTACTTCTGCGGCGTCGAGCTCGCTGGCGACTCGCGCATCCCAGTCCACATCTACGGTGTGGGACTTCGAGACCAAAGGCGACTACCCTACTGCTCTCCCCCCAACACCTCCGGAAGACGACGAGTACGTAGCGTGGAATCCTCGGTCCGGCATGCTACTTTTCGAATCGCCTTTGAGCAGGGAACCTGGGCCAATGCCCATGGACGAAGGTCCTAATGTGGACAGCGCTGCCAGAGGTGCCACTTCAGACGGACTGAGTAGCCCGTCCGATCAACTTTCGAACGTTTCTCCTTCGAGCTCCGGAAGCCCAGGCTCATCTGGTGACATGGATTGTGATCTTAATTCTTGGCTTGAGAGTGGCATTGAAACGACTG tgTCTTCCCTACCGTTCCCGAGTAATAGCGGTGAAGCTGTCAAAATTGTTTCTCAAATGCTCCCTTACCCATGTACAGCAGATAAGAACGCAGCCGTTCATACGAACGATGACGTGTTCTGCTCCCTCATTCAAGCCGTACAACGTCGCATTCAGTCTGGACAATCGCCATCTTATATCAACATCACACATGCAGTTCCCGAACAATTCAGTCTCTCAAACCTTCCGTACTCCCCGCCGAATACCCCGCGGTCCTTATTCGCTGCAGATGATTATTTCAACTCTAGTGTGTTTTCTAGTGCGGCCGTGGTGTCCGCCTACCATGATTTTCGGGGTATAATCCAGGGGAAAGCGTTGCGCTTTCCTATGCCGGTTGTGCCTCCGTTTAGCGTACACCTCTCGGTCCTAGAACGGTACCTTCCACCGTCATCGCCTCAAGAGTACAAAGACCTTTTTAATCCGGGCCGTCCATCATTCTTGGTCGATCGGATGTCTGAGCTCTCGCGTGACGGAGGGTCCTTGCTGTTCATATACCCAACAAAAAGAGGTGGTTCGACCTTTAAATCCCAATATCTGGGGCCTATCCTTGATCCCTTGCTTCGGCAGCTGGTGGTAGTGAACGAACTATCCGCCGACGTAGGCCGCTATTTGGGCAAACTCTCCACTGTCAGCCACATGGAAGACTTCGACACGATGCGCAGCAAACTGGCGCAGCTCTGCTCTGATCTGAGTTCGTCGTCATCGCAGTTTACCATTGCCGATGCACGGAAGGGCAGTGCCCACCTTGATCGCCATGTATGGACTGAGTGGTTCATCCACCAAGAAAGGACTCGGATGAAAGAAGTGCTCAGTCTTTACTGGCAAAATGGCCGTCGCTTACCCGCAGCAAAAGCCGCCTCGAACATGTCCACAAATTATCTTCTAGAGGACAAAGAGGTGACGTCCGCTATGCTCCTGGGTGAGATTCTCGATGGTATTAGAAAGCGACCCTATGGTGAGGAGACTGAGCCTCGCGATGGAATCGAACTTGGAGTTTTCGTGATTCGTCGGTCCCACTAA
- a CDS encoding uncharacterized protein (predicted protein), giving the protein MPPTGPRVMDSPIRPSPPGLERRWKAPGRGHKFFLGCQSLVSGPLGHFPSVIILLASRWPDLTTLLLSFFPLSFSSSFLYGFSLLPSTRFLPFSCFSFSPAISLLSPPCHHHSSPSTSSLPSFYLGLVRLSSLCRPRSSFNPLSPSPPISRPTLLRVNPRET; this is encoded by the coding sequence ATGCCTCCGACCGGACCTCGTGTCATGGATTCCCCAATCAGGCCAAGCCCGCCCGGTCTAGAACGCCGGTGGAAAGCCCCAGGCCGAGGACACAAGTTCTTCTTGGGCTGTCAGTCTCTTGTGTCTGGGCCTCTGGGTCATTTCCCAAGCGTCATTATTCTCCTTGCGAGCCGCTGGCCTGACTTGAcgactcttcttctctctttctttcctctttctttctcttcctcctttctctacggtttctctttgcttccttctACtcgtttccttcccttttcctgtttctctttctctcctgcaatctctctcctttccccaCCGTGTCATCACCATTCATCtccctccacatcctcgcttccttctttttacctGGGCCTCGTccgcctttcttctctctgccGCCCCCGGTCTTCTTTCAACCCATTATCCCCCTCTCCACCAATCTCTCGCCCAACCCTCTTAAGAGTCAACCCGCGCGAGACTTGA